In Mycolicibacterium mucogenicum DSM 44124, the following are encoded in one genomic region:
- a CDS encoding glycosyltransferase family 4 protein, translating into MPVDLREYRLVYIGPAEGQTAVGDYAENFVNAVRPLFGEVVQRRTLGPGAETVAEVRAHRRAVAELVAGGTPGRVLVHAELAAGAVSAFWSIAGLRGVPVTATVHDPPQGIWWPARTRFVAQHRLVMHGLHYPLRPLSRRIEGIVNGDRTMVALSQIGADSIKATYPATTVAAVPHIISERPRLRPLTERPKAVGFFGHVYRGKGFEQIARIRRELPDDVVIRVAGRGTEALTGGPGVEIVGPVDGPAEDAFFDSVRAVVIPYGKRHFYAETYPASGSVAHAMAYRTPVVCTDYGALAELDERAGALVVRIGDQNPEQVASSLAKAIVSLVSDDQRLAEFGRHVEAYREACSGPRTAEAFGRVWTDLLTRASVSV; encoded by the coding sequence ATGCCGGTCGATCTGCGCGAGTACCGGTTGGTCTACATCGGTCCGGCCGAAGGCCAGACCGCGGTGGGCGACTACGCCGAGAACTTCGTCAACGCCGTACGGCCGCTGTTCGGTGAGGTCGTACAACGTCGCACCCTGGGTCCGGGCGCCGAGACGGTAGCCGAGGTGCGGGCTCACCGGCGTGCGGTCGCCGAGTTGGTGGCGGGCGGTACGCCGGGCCGCGTGCTGGTGCATGCGGAGCTGGCGGCCGGTGCGGTGTCGGCGTTCTGGTCCATCGCGGGGTTGCGCGGGGTGCCGGTGACGGCGACGGTTCACGATCCGCCGCAAGGCATCTGGTGGCCGGCGCGGACCCGGTTCGTGGCGCAGCACCGGCTCGTCATGCATGGCCTGCACTACCCGCTGCGTCCGCTGTCGCGGCGGATCGAGGGCATCGTCAACGGGGACCGGACGATGGTCGCGCTGAGCCAGATCGGCGCGGACTCCATCAAGGCCACCTACCCCGCCACCACGGTCGCCGCCGTGCCGCACATCATCTCCGAACGGCCGCGGCTGCGCCCGCTCACCGAGCGGCCCAAGGCGGTGGGTTTCTTCGGGCATGTGTACCGGGGCAAGGGGTTCGAGCAGATCGCCCGCATCCGCCGGGAGCTGCCCGACGACGTCGTGATCCGCGTGGCGGGCCGGGGGACCGAGGCGCTGACGGGTGGGCCGGGGGTGGAGATCGTCGGCCCGGTCGACGGTCCGGCCGAGGATGCGTTCTTCGATTCGGTACGGGCCGTGGTGATTCCGTACGGCAAGCGCCACTTCTACGCCGAGACCTACCCGGCGTCCGGCTCCGTCGCGCACGCGATGGCGTACCGGACCCCGGTGGTGTGCACCGACTACGGCGCCCTGGCCGAACTGGACGAACGCGCCGGTGCCCTCGTCGTCCGCATCGGCGACCAGAACCCCGAACAGGTGGCGTCGTCGTTGGCCAAGGCCATCGTGTCCCTCGTCTCCGACGACCAGCGGCTGGCCGAGTTCGGCCGGCACGTCGAGGCCTACCGCGAGGCCTGCTCCGGGCCGCGGACGGCCGAGGCGTTCGGCCGCGTGTGGACCGACTTGTTGACCCGAGCATCTGTGAGCGTGTGA
- a CDS encoding O-antigen ligase family protein: MNARLGQLGNLKSSAGILAVIVGLVWLATSFGQLTLLGIVAIAAVVAGIYVGLRHPLWFLYGLAVVTGALPFGYFPGVHVPLYLPFAFGAVIALFVHPRLARPIHPMEWSIIALVITSIASVAVTGVGMGDIIQIVRWSVVTLVAIALSSLTSEHLEKFGRIFVYATLFNAVFGLYIVAFDPNQTSFRYLRVFGYAAEYTATRFAFTDGGMARSMRLGGTSVDPNAEGIALVVSIAVALVVLAGWQRIVVTGIFAVALLLTLSRAGMFTVVAGALLVLAFHTMRARDRGLAIAAMIAAVGLAAAIPEVRTRFAHSFSSDDVGSTSRIDAIREFPDTMAGYWLFGKGWNRLEFRDGNYAFVLNHVSNAPLLTIYRGGIFTGLAFFAIMLIGCVMSYRAIRSNSFPWAVYGGIFIGFCVVALQLDHPVVGIPPATLKFSILLAFLVHIDRERRDQIRRHAQADSQQMPISAAH; this comes from the coding sequence ATGAACGCCCGTTTGGGTCAACTCGGCAATCTTAAATCATCGGCCGGGATTCTGGCCGTGATCGTGGGCTTGGTCTGGTTGGCGACGTCTTTCGGCCAGCTCACTTTGTTGGGCATTGTCGCTATTGCCGCAGTGGTTGCCGGCATCTATGTCGGTTTACGGCATCCACTGTGGTTCTTGTACGGATTGGCGGTCGTCACCGGCGCCCTGCCTTTCGGATATTTCCCCGGTGTTCACGTCCCCTTATATCTGCCGTTCGCATTTGGTGCGGTGATCGCGTTGTTCGTGCATCCGCGACTGGCGCGGCCCATTCATCCGATGGAATGGTCGATCATCGCGCTCGTCATCACGTCGATCGCGTCCGTCGCGGTAACCGGCGTCGGCATGGGCGACATCATCCAGATCGTCCGGTGGTCGGTCGTGACGCTCGTGGCGATCGCACTGAGCAGCCTGACGTCCGAGCATCTGGAGAAATTCGGCCGCATATTCGTCTACGCGACGTTGTTCAACGCCGTATTCGGCTTGTACATCGTGGCTTTCGACCCCAACCAGACGTCGTTCAGATACCTGCGCGTCTTCGGCTATGCCGCGGAATACACCGCCACCCGCTTCGCTTTCACCGACGGCGGCATGGCGCGTTCCATGCGCCTGGGCGGCACCTCGGTCGATCCCAACGCCGAAGGCATCGCGCTTGTCGTCTCGATCGCCGTCGCGCTGGTCGTGCTGGCCGGTTGGCAGCGCATCGTGGTGACCGGCATCTTCGCGGTCGCGTTGCTGCTCACCCTGAGTCGGGCCGGCATGTTCACCGTCGTCGCCGGGGCGCTGCTGGTACTGGCCTTCCACACCATGCGGGCGCGAGACCGCGGGCTGGCCATCGCCGCCATGATCGCCGCCGTGGGCCTCGCGGCGGCGATACCCGAGGTGCGCACCAGATTCGCGCACTCGTTCAGCAGTGACGACGTCGGCTCCACGTCGCGAATTGATGCCATCCGCGAATTCCCCGACACCATGGCCGGTTACTGGTTGTTCGGAAAAGGCTGGAACCGGCTCGAATTCCGGGACGGCAACTACGCGTTCGTCCTCAACCATGTGTCGAACGCGCCATTGCTGACGATTTACCGCGGCGGCATCTTCACCGGTCTGGCGTTCTTTGCGATCATGCTGATCGGTTGCGTCATGAGCTACCGGGCGATCCGCTCCAATTCATTTCCGTGGGCGGTGTACGGCGGCATCTTCATCGGATTCTGCGTTGTCGCGCTCCAACTCGACCACCCGGTGGTCGGTATCCCGCCCGCCACACTCAAATTCTCGATTTTGCTGGCATTCCTGGTGCATATAGACCGAGAACGCCGAGATCAGATACGGCGACACGCCCAAGCAGATTCACAGCAAATGCCCATTTCTGCTGCACACTGA
- a CDS encoding glycosyltransferase yields MAPEATPVATLKDYRLVYVGPADHETAVGDYAENLTRALRPHVGELVEHRTLGPGSDSAREILGHRRAVANLVAGGKPGRVLVHAELAAGAVSAFWSIAGLRGVPVTATVHDPPQGIWWPGRTKFVARHKLVMHGLHYPLRPVSRMLEGAVNGNRTLFALSQIGAQSIRDVYPNTDVAYAPYLVCDRPRVRAVIERPKAVGFFGHVYRGKGFEQIARIRRELPDDIVIRVAGRGTEALPGGPGVEIVGAVDGDAEDAFFDSVRAVVIPYGKRHFYAETYPASSVAAHAMAYRTPVVCTDYGSLAEFGTETGAVVVPMDSDDPKALPAGFSAAIEALLNDETRLKELEANADRTRQERSPENVAAAYAAKWSEMLARQGRLH; encoded by the coding sequence ATGGCGCCAGAAGCGACCCCGGTCGCGACGCTGAAGGACTACCGCCTGGTGTACGTCGGTCCGGCGGACCACGAGACGGCGGTGGGCGACTACGCGGAGAACCTGACGCGTGCGCTGCGGCCACACGTCGGCGAACTCGTCGAGCACCGCACGCTGGGGCCGGGTTCCGACAGCGCGCGGGAAATCCTGGGTCACCGGCGCGCGGTGGCGAACCTGGTCGCCGGTGGGAAACCCGGCCGGGTGCTGGTGCATGCGGAGCTGGCGGCCGGTGCCGTGTCGGCGTTCTGGTCCATCGCGGGCTTGCGCGGGGTGCCGGTGACGGCGACGGTGCACGATCCGCCGCAAGGCATCTGGTGGCCGGGCCGCACGAAGTTCGTGGCCCGGCACAAGCTGGTGATGCACGGCCTGCACTACCCGCTGCGCCCGGTGTCACGGATGCTCGAGGGCGCGGTCAACGGGAACCGGACGCTGTTCGCGCTGAGCCAGATCGGGGCGCAGTCCATCCGCGACGTGTATCCGAACACCGACGTGGCCTACGCCCCCTACCTCGTGTGCGACCGGCCCAGGGTCCGCGCGGTGATCGAACGCCCGAAGGCCGTGGGCTTCTTCGGACATGTGTACCGGGGCAAGGGTTTCGAGCAGATCGCCCGCATCCGCCGGGAGCTGCCCGACGACATCGTGATCCGCGTGGCGGGCCGGGGGACCGAGGCACTGCCCGGTGGCCCCGGGGTGGAGATCGTGGGTGCCGTCGACGGTGACGCCGAGGACGCGTTCTTCGATTCGGTGCGCGCCGTGGTGATTCCGTACGGCAAGCGCCATTTCTACGCCGAGACCTACCCCGCCTCGTCGGTCGCGGCCCACGCCATGGCCTACCGCACGCCGGTGGTGTGCACCGACTACGGCTCGCTGGCGGAGTTCGGCACCGAGACCGGCGCGGTCGTCGTGCCCATGGACTCCGATGACCCGAAGGCGCTGCCGGCCGGGTTCTCGGCGGCCATCGAGGCCCTGCTCAATGACGAAACCCGGCTCAAGGAACTGGAGGCGAACGCCGACCGGACGCGCCAGGAGCGGTCGCCGGAGAACGTCGCCGCCGCCTACGCCGCAAAGTGGTCGGAGATGCTGGCGCGCCAGGGCCGGCTGCACTGA
- a CDS encoding class I SAM-dependent methyltransferase, whose product MSGTHVDVHYKDLDTLWQGYDESVRTLAEREGVKAVAELGGGANPIIGGDDWSFADERVVIDISATELAKANSRVHTRVADLCKPIDNELNAYDLVFSKMLCEHLPDARTFHENCFKLLRPGGLSVHFFPTLFAFPFVVNLLIPEQAARTVIGKLQPGRLQNPHHEKFPAYYRWTTGPTQKAIKRYESVGFQVESWSGAYGHGYYRVLPPLDALERAKSRFLLKHPVPALTSFAAVVLRKPA is encoded by the coding sequence ATGAGCGGTACACACGTGGACGTCCATTACAAGGACCTGGACACCCTGTGGCAGGGCTACGACGAGTCTGTCCGCACCTTGGCCGAGCGCGAGGGCGTCAAGGCCGTCGCCGAACTCGGTGGCGGCGCCAACCCCATCATCGGTGGCGACGACTGGAGCTTCGCCGACGAGCGCGTCGTCATCGACATCTCGGCCACCGAACTGGCCAAGGCCAACAGCCGCGTGCACACCCGCGTCGCCGATCTGTGCAAACCGATCGACAACGAGCTCAATGCATACGACCTGGTGTTCTCCAAGATGCTCTGCGAGCACCTGCCCGACGCCCGCACGTTCCACGAGAACTGCTTCAAACTCCTTCGCCCAGGCGGACTTTCGGTGCATTTCTTCCCGACACTGTTCGCGTTCCCGTTCGTGGTGAACCTGCTCATCCCCGAGCAGGCGGCGCGCACCGTCATCGGCAAGCTGCAGCCCGGCCGGTTGCAGAACCCGCACCACGAGAAGTTCCCGGCCTACTACCGCTGGACCACCGGCCCCACCCAGAAGGCCATCAAGCGCTACGAGAGCGTGGGTTTCCAGGTCGAATCCTGGTCCGGCGCGTACGGCCACGGCTACTACCGCGTGCTGCCGCCGCTCGACGCCCTCGAGCGCGCGAAGAGCCGTTTCCTTCTCAAGCACCCGGTGCCGGCACTGACGAGCTTCGCGGCTGTGGTCCTGCGCAAGCCGGCGTGA
- a CDS encoding acyl-CoA carboxylase subunit beta: MTSVTEPPVDKAIDIHTTAGKLEDLRRRTEETLHPVGEAAVEKVHQKGKLTARERILALLDEGSFVELDALAKHRSTNFGLADKHPLGDGVVTGYGTIDGREVCIFSQDATVFGGSLGEVYGEKIVKVQELAIKTGRPLIGINDGAGARIQEGVVSLGLYSRIFRNNILASGVIPQISLIMGAAAGGHVYSPALTDFIIMVDQTSQMFITGPDVIKTVTGEEVTMEELGGAHTHEAKSGTVHYVASGEQDALDYVRDLLSYLPPNNYAEPPRLPAPPHPGAVEDNLTEEDLELDTLIPDSPNQPYDMHEVISRILDDDEFLEIQPGYAQNIVIGFGRIDGRPVGIVANQPTQFAGCLDINASEKAARFIRTCDAFNIPIIMLVDVPGFLPGTEQEYNGIIRRGAKLLYAYGEATVAKITVITRKAYGGAYCVMGSKDMGCDVNLAWPTAQIAVMGASGAVGFVYRQELKQAEKDGVDVDALRLQLQQEYEDTLVNPYVAAERGYVDAVIPPSHTRGYIANSLRLLERKIVQTPPKKHGNIPL, from the coding sequence ATGACGAGCGTGACCGAGCCACCGGTGGACAAGGCGATCGACATCCACACCACCGCAGGCAAGCTGGAAGACCTGCGTAGGCGTACCGAAGAGACCCTGCACCCCGTCGGCGAGGCCGCCGTGGAGAAGGTCCACCAGAAGGGCAAGCTCACCGCCCGCGAGCGCATCCTGGCACTGCTGGACGAGGGCTCGTTCGTCGAACTCGACGCGCTGGCCAAGCACCGCAGCACCAACTTCGGCCTGGCCGACAAGCACCCGCTCGGCGACGGTGTGGTGACCGGCTACGGCACCATCGACGGCCGCGAGGTCTGCATCTTCAGCCAGGACGCCACCGTCTTCGGCGGCAGCCTCGGCGAGGTCTACGGCGAGAAGATCGTCAAGGTCCAGGAGCTGGCCATCAAGACCGGCCGCCCGCTGATCGGCATCAACGACGGCGCCGGCGCCCGCATCCAGGAGGGTGTGGTCTCGCTCGGCCTGTACAGCCGCATCTTCCGCAACAACATCCTGGCGTCGGGTGTCATCCCCCAGATTTCGCTCATCATGGGTGCCGCGGCCGGTGGCCACGTGTACTCGCCCGCGCTCACCGACTTCATTATCATGGTCGACCAGACCAGCCAGATGTTCATCACCGGACCGGACGTCATCAAGACCGTCACCGGTGAAGAGGTCACCATGGAGGAGCTGGGCGGCGCCCACACCCATGAGGCCAAGTCCGGCACCGTGCACTACGTCGCCTCGGGCGAGCAGGACGCCCTGGACTACGTCCGCGACCTGCTGAGCTACCTGCCCCCGAACAACTACGCCGAGCCGCCGCGCCTGCCCGCGCCGCCGCACCCGGGCGCCGTCGAGGACAACCTCACCGAAGAGGACCTCGAGCTCGACACGCTGATCCCGGATTCGCCGAACCAGCCGTACGACATGCACGAGGTCATCTCGCGCATCCTCGACGACGACGAGTTCCTCGAGATCCAGCCCGGCTACGCGCAGAACATCGTGATCGGCTTCGGCCGCATCGACGGCCGCCCGGTCGGCATCGTGGCCAACCAGCCGACGCAGTTCGCCGGCTGCCTGGACATCAACGCCTCGGAGAAGGCCGCGCGGTTCATCCGCACCTGCGACGCCTTCAACATCCCGATCATCATGCTGGTGGACGTCCCGGGCTTCCTGCCGGGCACCGAGCAGGAGTACAACGGCATCATCCGCCGCGGCGCCAAGCTGCTGTACGCCTACGGTGAGGCCACCGTCGCCAAGATCACCGTCATCACCCGTAAGGCCTACGGCGGCGCGTACTGCGTCATGGGCTCCAAGGACATGGGTTGCGACGTCAACCTGGCGTGGCCGACGGCCCAGATCGCCGTCATGGGTGCCTCGGGCGCGGTCGGCTTCGTCTACCGCCAGGAGCTCAAGCAGGCCGAGAAGGACGGCGTCGACGTCGACGCCCTGCGCCTGCAGCTGCAGCAGGAGTACGAGGACACCCTGGTGAACCCGTACGTCGCCGCCGAGCGTGGTTACGTCGACGCCGTGATCCCGCCGTCGCACACCCGCGGCTACATCGCCAACTCGCTGCGGCTGCTGGAGCGCAAGATCGTCCAGACGCCGCCGAAGAAGCACGGGAACATCCCACTGTGA
- a CDS encoding glycosyltransferase has product MTTPKTAFILSKDPVLEHTGDVALARMLMQLAADSFEVSAIALSPEPGTITADLIPGGLPLERVHKPAVRPHRLLVDSLRRRLSLVHVRFDTDELVRAIDRSDADVFVAEHSYMAESFFRSRHFGKKRLVVNTNVSESLVWRASRGALGRIEEPRLVRDELRVARAADAVSTYDAEEAEYYRDNGVRDARFMDITMPPGTQVDIAASPPRLVFMGTRDWPPNQEGFLRALELWPRISAGIPGAELCIIGAKKPGAADPVYPDGVRDLGFVDDLGAFLGTCRALIAPIRTGGGVRVKLLDTIRIGLPAVATTAAIGSLGPIFGLRPLDDDAAFIAECRRLLTEVPAAVDLGNQLYEINRQRWQDRLPHKAVADLLRGGTQV; this is encoded by the coding sequence ATGACCACGCCCAAGACCGCTTTCATCCTGTCAAAGGACCCGGTGCTCGAACACACCGGTGACGTCGCGCTGGCCCGGATGCTCATGCAGCTGGCCGCCGACTCCTTCGAGGTGTCGGCCATCGCGCTGTCGCCCGAACCCGGCACCATCACCGCCGACCTGATTCCCGGCGGCCTGCCGCTGGAACGCGTCCACAAGCCGGCCGTGCGCCCGCACCGACTGCTCGTCGACTCCCTGCGCCGCCGGCTCAGCCTGGTGCACGTGCGGTTCGACACCGACGAACTGGTCCGCGCCATCGACCGCAGCGACGCCGACGTGTTCGTCGCCGAACACAGCTACATGGCCGAATCGTTCTTCCGCAGCAGGCATTTCGGGAAGAAGCGACTCGTCGTCAATACCAACGTGAGTGAGTCGCTGGTCTGGCGGGCGTCGCGCGGCGCGCTCGGGCGCATCGAGGAGCCGCGGCTGGTCCGCGACGAACTGCGCGTCGCGCGCGCGGCCGATGCCGTCAGCACCTACGACGCCGAGGAAGCCGAGTACTACCGCGACAACGGCGTCCGGGACGCCCGGTTCATGGACATCACGATGCCGCCCGGTACGCAGGTCGACATCGCGGCGTCCCCGCCGCGGCTGGTGTTCATGGGCACCCGCGACTGGCCACCCAACCAGGAGGGGTTCCTGCGCGCCCTCGAACTGTGGCCGCGCATCTCCGCCGGGATCCCCGGCGCCGAACTGTGCATCATCGGGGCCAAGAAACCGGGTGCGGCCGACCCGGTGTATCCCGACGGGGTCCGCGACCTCGGTTTCGTCGACGATCTCGGGGCGTTCCTAGGCACGTGCCGTGCCCTGATCGCGCCGATCCGCACCGGCGGGGGAGTCCGGGTCAAGCTGCTCGACACCATCCGGATCGGGCTGCCGGCCGTCGCCACCACGGCGGCCATCGGATCACTCGGGCCGATCTTCGGGCTGCGCCCGCTGGACGACGACGCGGCGTTCATCGCCGAGTGCCGCAGGCTGCTCACCGAGGTGCCGGCCGCCGTCGACCTCGGGAACCAGCTGTACGAGATCAACCGGCAGCGGTGGCAGGACCGGTTGCCGCACAAGGCGGTTGCCGACCTGCTCCGCGGCGGGACTCAGGTGTAG
- a CDS encoding acyl-CoA carboxylase subunit epsilon gives MSGANDLADVSADNTSEAEAPVEAPVAPLFQVVKGNPSDEELAALVTVLASASGAGGAPETGDRNDWGHPVSKLRYAYTSWQLVTLVERTFIRR, from the coding sequence GTGAGCGGAGCGAACGATTTGGCAGATGTGAGCGCCGACAACACGTCCGAAGCTGAGGCCCCCGTGGAAGCCCCTGTGGCCCCGCTGTTCCAGGTCGTCAAGGGCAACCCGTCCGACGAGGAGCTCGCCGCGCTGGTGACGGTGCTGGCCAGCGCCTCGGGCGCCGGCGGTGCCCCGGAGACCGGTGACCGCAACGACTGGGGCCACCCGGTCTCCAAGCTGCGGTACGCGTACACCAGCTGGCAGTTGGTGACCCTGGTGGAGCGGACCTTCATCCGGCGATGA
- a CDS encoding acyltransferase — MARKKAAAPTLKLPPDPEWKLGEDGRVTYYKMQSMGVGRKARNRIGELLFNMFITHIPSHTIRQGFLRLFGATIGEWSTIMRGTTILDIEFLTIGNGTTIGFRCLLDARAGLWIGDNVTIASDVHLLGGGHDINHPDFLPIPIPTVIEDYVWIASRAMVLPALIGRGAVVAAQALVVKDVAPLDVVGGNPAKVFAKRNPDALGYSAKYRPLFC, encoded by the coding sequence GTGGCACGCAAGAAAGCGGCCGCGCCGACCTTGAAATTGCCGCCGGATCCGGAATGGAAACTCGGGGAAGACGGCCGCGTCACCTACTACAAGATGCAGAGCATGGGCGTGGGCCGCAAGGCGCGCAACCGAATTGGCGAACTGCTGTTCAACATGTTCATCACGCACATCCCGTCGCACACCATCCGCCAGGGCTTCCTGCGGCTGTTCGGCGCCACCATCGGTGAGTGGTCGACCATCATGCGCGGCACCACGATCCTGGACATCGAATTCCTGACGATCGGCAACGGCACCACCATCGGTTTCCGCTGCCTGCTCGACGCGCGGGCCGGCCTGTGGATCGGCGACAACGTGACGATCGCCAGCGATGTCCACCTGCTCGGCGGTGGGCACGACATCAACCACCCGGACTTCCTGCCGATCCCGATCCCGACGGTGATCGAGGACTACGTCTGGATCGCGAGCCGGGCCATGGTGCTGCCCGCCCTGATCGGCCGCGGCGCCGTCGTCGCCGCACAGGCGCTCGTGGTCAAGGATGTGGCCCCGCTCGACGTGGTCGGCGGCAACCCCGCCAAAGTGTTCGCCAAGCGTAATCCGGATGCATTGGGCTACAGCGCAAAGTACCGGCCGTTGTTCTGCTGA
- a CDS encoding glycosyltransferase: protein MHSTRKYDGVDGPKVAIAHDYLTQFGGAEKVVLSMTKAFPDAPLYTMLYDPELTYPEFADLDIRVSALNKVGLARKYHRAALPLYPRVAESMYVDADIVLASCSGWSHGFRTNGKKLIYCYNPARWLYQTEAYLGDHANPLKRLGLKLTKKRLLDWDRRQALAADKYLAISTMISGYVKKAYDIDAEVMFAPVAMSRSYAVEPVEELEDKVDLSDPDGSFYLVVCRLLPYKNVDVIVRAFAGSDRQLVVVGNGPEAERLRSLKTDNVTMLHNLTDGQMAWLYKNCRALMSSSFEDYGLTPIEAGVWGRPSVALRFGGFLDTIDEGTTGLYFDEPQPDSVREALDRFESATWDQEKIKHHVSQFTEDAFSARLHEAVDKLAGY from the coding sequence GTGCATTCGACGCGCAAGTACGACGGAGTGGACGGCCCCAAGGTGGCCATCGCCCACGACTATCTGACCCAGTTCGGCGGCGCGGAAAAAGTTGTCCTCTCGATGACCAAGGCATTCCCGGATGCCCCGCTGTACACGATGCTGTACGACCCCGAGCTGACCTACCCGGAGTTTGCCGACCTGGACATCCGGGTGTCCGCGCTCAACAAGGTGGGTCTGGCCCGCAAGTACCACCGGGCCGCCCTGCCGCTGTATCCGCGCGTGGCCGAGTCCATGTACGTCGACGCCGACATCGTGCTGGCGAGTTGCAGTGGCTGGTCGCACGGTTTCCGCACCAACGGCAAGAAGCTCATCTACTGCTACAACCCGGCGCGCTGGCTCTACCAGACCGAGGCCTACCTCGGGGACCACGCCAACCCGCTCAAGCGCCTGGGCCTCAAGCTCACCAAGAAGCGCCTGCTGGACTGGGACCGCCGGCAGGCGCTCGCGGCCGACAAGTACCTCGCGATCTCGACCATGATCAGCGGGTATGTCAAGAAGGCCTACGACATCGACGCCGAGGTGATGTTCGCGCCGGTGGCGATGTCGCGGTCGTACGCTGTCGAACCCGTCGAGGAACTCGAGGACAAGGTCGACCTGAGCGATCCGGATGGCAGCTTCTACCTCGTCGTGTGCCGGCTGCTGCCGTACAAGAACGTCGACGTCATCGTGCGGGCGTTTGCCGGCAGCGACCGGCAGCTCGTGGTGGTCGGCAACGGGCCGGAAGCCGAGCGGCTTCGGTCGTTGAAGACCGACAATGTGACCATGCTCCACAACCTGACCGACGGGCAGATGGCCTGGCTCTACAAGAACTGCCGAGCGCTGATGTCATCGAGTTTCGAGGACTACGGCCTGACCCCCATCGAGGCGGGGGTGTGGGGCCGGCCGAGCGTCGCGCTGCGGTTCGGCGGCTTCCTCGACACCATCGACGAGGGCACCACCGGCCTGTATTTCGATGAACCACAACCGGATTCGGTGCGCGAGGCGCTGGACCGATTCGAGTCGGCGACGTGGGATCAGGAGAAGATCAAGCACCACGTCTCCCAGTTCACCGAGGACGCGTTCAGCGCTCGACTGCATGAAGCGGTCGACAAGCTGGCTGGGTACTGA
- a CDS encoding beta-galactosidase, protein MASAIAGSMVCALIALTGIPGDAPERVRIAERANVVNLPTTIGFADSDIYGLSPDDVNRTLALMANNRVNTIRLMIPWAGVEPVLGQLDWSLVDKTVNAAAAMNMSIIAFINATPPWAMSQGGLPLSSRPSDPDAYGAFTAKVATRYKGKISAYEVWNEPNAVFFYSPAPDPAGYTDLLKSAYPRIKAADPNATVIGGVVGAVVDFGSWSINPVRFIAGMYAAGAKGNFDALSFHPYNYNLKFSDGMLIANSPVLQLVQMRQVMIDNGDEEKRIWATEYGEPTSVVNETTQAAYLKDIYTKWQEMPYTGPLMIYTTRDRKTGSNQADATVGLYRSDWTPKPAAAELAATIAAGVPKSPEFQRFSQITDPAHGSVLSPVFKATKTVWAQVRTVNTIYELPSGYVSSPRPVADIAMQRNSVPASVFANGQQDFTGGQAFRVWWSPETGAHWASSAFAQAWKPQLGLATSDERYVNGSNRVDFQHGYMVWAPWVGVKVYYT, encoded by the coding sequence GTGGCATCAGCGATCGCCGGCAGCATGGTCTGCGCCCTCATCGCCCTGACCGGCATCCCGGGGGACGCCCCTGAGCGGGTCAGGATCGCCGAGCGGGCCAACGTCGTCAACCTGCCGACCACCATCGGCTTCGCCGACTCCGACATCTACGGCCTGTCACCCGACGATGTGAACCGGACGTTGGCACTGATGGCCAACAACCGCGTCAACACCATCCGGTTGATGATCCCGTGGGCCGGGGTCGAACCCGTCCTCGGCCAGCTCGACTGGAGCCTGGTCGACAAGACGGTGAATGCCGCCGCCGCCATGAACATGTCGATCATCGCGTTCATCAACGCGACCCCACCCTGGGCCATGTCGCAGGGCGGCCTGCCACTGAGCAGCCGGCCGTCGGACCCGGACGCCTACGGCGCGTTCACGGCCAAGGTGGCCACGCGTTACAAGGGGAAGATCTCCGCGTACGAGGTCTGGAACGAGCCGAACGCGGTGTTCTTCTACAGTCCCGCACCGGATCCCGCGGGCTACACCGACCTGCTGAAGTCGGCCTATCCGCGCATCAAGGCCGCCGACCCGAACGCGACGGTGATCGGCGGCGTCGTCGGCGCCGTGGTGGACTTCGGCTCGTGGTCGATCAACCCGGTGCGCTTCATCGCCGGGATGTACGCCGCCGGCGCCAAGGGGAACTTCGACGCGCTGTCGTTCCACCCGTACAACTACAACCTGAAGTTCTCCGACGGCATGCTGATCGCGAATTCACCTGTGCTGCAACTGGTTCAGATGCGCCAAGTGATGATCGACAATGGCGATGAGGAAAAGCGGATCTGGGCCACCGAGTACGGCGAGCCCACGTCGGTGGTCAACGAGACCACGCAGGCCGCGTACCTCAAGGACATCTACACAAAGTGGCAGGAGATGCCGTACACCGGCCCACTGATGATCTACACCACGCGTGACCGGAAGACGGGAAGCAACCAGGCGGACGCCACCGTCGGGCTCTACCGCAGCGACTGGACGCCGAAGCCGGCGGCCGCGGAACTGGCGGCGACCATCGCCGCCGGCGTACCGAAATCCCCCGAGTTCCAGCGCTTCTCGCAGATCACGGACCCCGCGCACGGCTCGGTCCTGAGCCCGGTGTTCAAAGCCACCAAGACGGTGTGGGCGCAGGTCCGCACGGTCAACACCATCTACGAGCTGCCGAGCGGCTACGTGTCCTCGCCGCGCCCCGTGGCCGACATCGCGATGCAGCGGAATTCGGTGCCCGCGAGCGTGTTCGCCAACGGCCAACAGGACTTCACGGGTGGCCAGGCGTTCCGGGTCTGGTGGTCACCCGAGACCGGCGCCCACTGGGCCTCGAGCGCTTTCGCGCAGGCCTGGAAGCCGCAACTGGGGTTGGCCACCAGCGACGAGCGCTACGTCAACGGCTCCAACCGCGTCGACTTCCAGCACGGTTACATGGTCTGGGCACCGTGGGTCGGCGTGAAGGTCTACTACACCTGA